In the genome of Chaetodon trifascialis isolate fChaTrf1 chromosome 21, fChaTrf1.hap1, whole genome shotgun sequence, the window AGAACACATAGTATCATACACACATGACAGCTAGCTAGTAATGCTTAATACactttttgcagaaaaaaaaaacatatttgaatTGTTTGGCATTATTGCAAatttgcttatttgcttttattgctgagagttagaggagaagattgataccaatCTCAAATTTGAGAATCTTAATAGAGTCTAGGTAGTCTAGTCTGTGTGAAATATAGTGCAGATAAAGTGCGACAGGATTGTAAATGAAGCGGAAGCACTGAAAATACATGCAATCTGTGCGTctgacacacacttaaacacacacgcatacacacatgcaaaggaaaagaaagaggttTTTGccttccagctctgcctctttaACAGATGCAGCCCCTTTGACCTAAATGAACCTCACTCCAGCAATTAACATGAGGCATCATGGGAAACATCTGCAAAGTCTATGGCACACATCTGGCCCTGCTAAGCCGAAAGCCAAGTGCCTCCCCCAACCTGCTGCCTGTCGCCCCTTACTGCACCCCAGCATCCCCAATTCTGAGAAcacccccccccaaacacacacacacacacacacacacaaaccaatccctcagcacacacaaacacacactgcagcgggtgcacacacactcaaaaaggcacacacacacacgtacagccAGCTGTGAGCAGCCGTCCCGGGGCAGTTTCTCCCCCCGCTGTGCCCCCTCATTAGTAGGAAGATGACAAGTAGGACACGGGGCTGTTCCTCAAGGttccccccaacacacacacacacacacacacacacacacacacacacacacacacacacacacacacacacagacacccctCACATCTGGCCCCACAGACAGAATAGCAGTTGCTGGAGGTTGGAGGGTGTAGAGTTACGTCTCCCTCGGGTGCTGTCCCCTACGTGACCAGAATGAGTAAAACCCTCCAGGGTGCTTTTATCACCACCTTGATTTTTGCTTTGATTCTGTCAGACTCAGTGCATTAAGATAACACTCAAGATACTTCAACTTTCTGACAGTATGAAATCACATTTTCCGCcaaatgagataaaaaaaaaaaccctataggtttaatgtttaccatatccatcatcttagtttagtgtgttagcatgctagcattagctaattagcactaaacggCTGTGTTTTGTGAAGATTCAGTGAAATCCCAAAACGCTGGACACGCTGACATTTCTACGATGACAGTGATATTCTTATCCCTCATCACACtcacatctttgtgtgtgtgtgtttccaggatAAAGAGCCTCGTGGGATTATTCCCCTGGAAAACCTCAGTATCAGAGAGGTGGACGAGCCCAGGAAACCTGTAAGGATCAACTCCAGACATTGTCTCTTCCCTTGAAATCCACCCTAAAAAAAATACACCCTGTATTTCCTCAGAGATGTTAAAGTTTGCTTCCTGGTGTCTCCCCAGAACTGCTTCGAGCTCTACAACCCCAACCACAAAGGTCAGGTGATCAAGGCCTGCAAGACCGAGGCGGACGGGCGGGTTGTAGAGGGCAACCATGTAGTGTACAGGATATCAGCGCCCACGccggaggagaaggaggagtggATCAAATCCATCAAGTAAGAGACGTTGCGTTAGTGTGGATCCATTTACACTGAGAGGGCACTTAGCCAACGCCGGGCTGCTCCCATGTGACACTTTCTCATGTCTGACCTTGACTGTGAGACCcccaacactcacacacttgcacacagagCTGTGAGGGTGATCAAAAATGTGCCGACCAGCacaaatgcgcacacacacacacacacacacacgcaggctgGTGACTAAACGTGACTGTTTCTCACACTTCCACACAGATAACACTCAGTGCtgatttctgctctgctggataAGCTCACTTCCCTTTTGATTAGGGCTCAgcaagcacagaaacacacacacacacacacacacacacacacacctactcaGCCAGTATGCTTTGCACTCTTCGAAGTGTTCTGGCAGCCTTTACACCTGATCTGTCATATCCAAATGTTGCCTTGTTAACCAGGAAGGAGAGTTGGAGGTGCAGCAGTAAATTGGGCCCAGTGGGTCACTGATCAGCTCGCTGGTTATCatccacacagctgcagcttcaccgGCAGATCCGATCAATATCACAGCAGAAATCATATTACGCATCACTTCCACACTCTAATGATATTAAAAAACCACTTAGCATTGACATATATGTATCCATTAATGAAAGCGATGGGTCTTTCGGCTAAGTTACTGGAGATCTTGTTCGGGTGAGGCCGCTTCATGTACAGTTAAAGTGATTGgacggaggagagaggtggTCATTTTTCTTGGTTTGGGAGATTTAGCCAATTGACCTTCAGATGACTCACTGTCTGCGTTACACATTTCACACCCCGGCTGCAAAGTGCTTTTAGTGTAAAAGCTCAAACGTGAAGCGGGAGTCTTGGTGTTTCAGTCCAGTTGCACATCCTCCGCTCAATGTTGGAACAACAAAGATCACAGGTCCGACTCAGCGCGACAGAGCTGCCTCAAACACACTCACCTGACTCAGCTGCTGGGGCGGCAGACTGTCCTGTGGTCGgcaggttcacacacacatacgaacacacacacgcacagtgtaTCCACACTGACTCATCTGCAATGCTGGAAACTGCTCTTGTGGCGACCGTtctgtgcacatacacacacatataagaCTGGTGGTCTCAGCATGTCAACTGTTACTCAGCATTATTCCCGTCctcagtgtgtcagcagtggtggaaagtaactaagtacatttactcgacTACTGTACTGTTTCATACCCTTCCTGTCTTGTGAAAACCACCTATTTACCACATTTGGCGATTTAGAATTTGAATTTTTCAGCTAAACTGAACTTTTCCATGCCTCTTAAGCTAAATAAACCTCTCTGgattagctgctaaatgcatTGTGGCAAAGCTGAAAACGGCAGATTTCAGTCAGCTACAGCAGTCTGCAGCAGTAAAGGAAGAATCCACTTTACAATGCTGGTTTGCTGAAAACAGATTGCTGTGATCAAAGTCCAAAATTTCCCTTTATCCTCCTTTTTACACATTTGGTAGGAATAAGTGTTAAAACCAGCACACTTTCATGTTTGCACACCTACTAAAATATGCAGGGCTGAGAGTGAATAGCTGTTGCACTTTCCTGTGTACATTCTGTTTGATACATTTGGTTTTCCCCTCAGAGACAGCTTCAAATTGACTGGCTGACAACATTTTTGTTGCGTTACTGTTGTttggtgggttttgtttttgttctgcgGATAACAGCAAGGATGAAATGTTGAGCTATTTGTAGCCTGACAAGTGGATTTTGATTGAAGAACAGGTTTCAGAGGTGCAGCAAATCACTGTAAATGTCAGGCGTTGGTGTTGATTGTTCAGAATCAAAGCAAACGGGCTTATTTCCAGATCCCCCAGAATGCAGTGCAGACACAAGACGTGACATATTTTGGGTAAGATGCACTGACTGATACAGACATGACAGATTAAGGTCAGGTTAGAACGCTGAGTAATTACTGGACCTCATCCCAAAATAGTCCTGGAATGCTCTAAATATCACAAATTGATCACGTTatagtgtttttcttctctattatagcaacagatttgcacatTTGACtggaaatacaaataaatgagtcctgcagacagcagagtaGTCCAGAGTGTATATAGATCGACATTTGGAAACATTCGATCAACGATCCATCCCTTCCTGTCCTCTTTCCACAGAGCAAGCATCAGCAGGGATCCTTTCTACGACATGCTGGCCACCAGGAAGCGAAGGATAGCCAATAAGAAATGATGACCGTCCACCTCCAACCACACCTGCATCGCCACCATGTCTGTGAACAGCAGagtccttgtgtgtgtgcatgtgtgtgtatatgttacGGGGGTCATGAAGGCCTCCCGTTTGTTCTTTCAGGGCTGGAGGacgagcagcagacacagatggGAGACTGTCTGCGCCTCAGTTCTCAGTTGATGTGAAGGTTTTATTTCAGCCGGCACACAGTTTGAACACTGATGTGCCATTTGGGTGAGACTTGATGGAGAAGAGGGAAATCTTTACCAAGctagaagaggaaaaaatggattaaaggaagaggagcaggcacGAGGAAATCTTTGCAGTGTGGCTGTGACGAggttgccccctgctggacacaTTAGGAACGTGCAGTGAGACAAATTGAACAATATCAACCCTCGTTAATATGGCGTTCCCATCATCCAGACCAGCTCACCTGGTGGATTTTCTGCTGGCTGCCAGCAAGACTCCAAGATGCCAGTCAACATGTTATTATCTTCACCTCATGTCCTTCAACGACAGCCAACACCAACAATGTTTTGTAGTGTCCTGTAACCACAGGAAGCCTCAAGCTTATAAATCAGCTGGTCTGATTGTTAGCCCTCAAGTGACTGTATCTGTATATGCAAACACTCTGATTTATTCTAGAAAGTCAGGCTCATATTCTTTTACACTACGCTCCCTTATCTCTTCTTCGAAGGCAAGGAAATGAATGCAGGTCGAGGAATAATACTGAACATATATTGAGTGTAATGACCCTTTTAAGTGGCCACAGTTTGTCATTCCATGTATTGAAAATCCACCTCTATGATCAAGtgcatttcttttgtatttattttcttgcttTGTTAAACAAAAGAGGCAGCCCCCAATTTACATTATGCATGTAtagtatataatgtacatactgttttttttctgtcgtCTTTATGTAGCATGTAAATCATAATGGCCGTAGCCTATACCCGTTCACCTTTTTAGTTCAACAGCTAACAGTTTACAGTAGTGGAAGAGGGACtttgtgcagcagtgtggagcAGCGAAACAACCTCACACTGTTATTACTGAAGATCAGATAATACAAGATGTTATATGGAAGAAAAACTCAGTGCTGAGTTAAACACGAGCGTATGGGACATAAGCGGGTTCAAAATCCCCTTGAATACTGTGTGAGTGCTAACTGGAATCTGAGGACTGTTTTTCCCAAACAGGTAAAGCCAACTTGCAAATCTTTCACTCGTTCAGAGTTTTAAATATGGCTTGATGTGAGTTTGGGAAAACTGCTCCTGCGTACtttgaataaaaacacatgctgATCAGAAAACAGTTTTGTGTGCATGGGAATTCAGTGATGCTAAACTTACCGGGTCTTTGGTTATTTCATGGTGTGTGAATAAAATCAGCTGAGCCAACTTGATGACTCGTAGCTagaaaagtgtgtgtatttaacaAAACCTGAATACAGAAGATCGGTTTCCATTCTCACTTCATGTATGTATCTACATCATAACTGTGGTGAAGTTTGTTCAACAAGAGGCTCGAATACAATCGATCTATGATCAATGAGCGTATGATACAAAGGCAGATGGGAGCGTCTCAGAAATCGCTGGCGTCTCGTCAGTCATCTTAATCAgcctttttcattcatttcaacacAGCTTGTAAACAAAGTCAAAGACCGGGAACAAATTACAATTTCTGACATTAACAAATGTATTTTAAGGCTTTTACCTTATACAATGTAtaaattctgacatgctaaacTAAAGATATAACAGCAGTTTTTCAACCTCTGTCTTAAGTTGAGTTGAATATGGTCAAATGAACAAGTTTTcctaaaaacaaagcaaaacaaaacatctacTGGTAACCCTGATACAGGATTTTTACATATAAAAATAACTGATAGTACAGTTCAAAATGAAattcacagtatttttttttatgacgCTAGAAGacacaaactgtattttcattaaaagcaaacacaaatggTCCACAGCCATGATAACaaatttttatgctttttttttttaaacgtttaaaaagaagaaaaaaaaaaaagaatgtgagAGAGGTGGGAGAGGCGTGATCCAGAGAAAAACCTCTGCTTCTGTggaaaaaggttaaaaatgacTGAGTGATTCTTAGGCTTCAGAGCAAAATGGAAACAAACgaacccaaaaaaaaaaaaaaaaaaaaaaaagctgggaaATGTCCTCAAGTCTGTCCAGGGTTAACGTGGAGGTATCAGTCAGCGAAGCCTTGTTTCCACCACTGCACTCGTCCGTCTCATTCATGGATATCTCCTTCCATTAGTCTGCCCGCTCCCACTGGGATCAAAGGAAACTCAAAAACATTGCGGCTCTGTAGATATGGTGACATCTTAAACTTGCAGCCGACGTGACGCCTGCCGGTTGTCCTCGAACGCGACACGCTTCCCTTTTGTTTCGCTCTCATGTGAAGCAGGTGGATATCCATGATGGATGCTGACAAGTTTTCAAGTCCTGAGTTCCACTGAGCAGCAGTTGAGATGTTTAAGCTCcaggcttttgtttgtgttcatacaagtatatattaatatttttcatCATAAATGTTCAACAGgtgaatgttttcttttaaacCATTAATTAGGAGAATTACGGCAAGTAAATCaatgccttaaaaaaaaaatctgaactttTAAAACACTAGTTGTggtaaaaatacaatatattcCCAATGAAGAAGCACCACGTCAAAAAGTTGATGTCATTCTTCTGCTTTTGTCAAAATGGTGACGATGGGTCTGAAACGAGAAAGAAAAGGCCTCCATGTAAACTACTTACAGAGCTATGAGTTAAAACATTTCAACCTGCAACCCCAAATCCAAAAAAGtcaatgaagccgatgaggtcaaacattaaatgtattgtctttgtactgttttcattgagtgtgtgtcagaaaggatcagcaaatgatcacattctgctttatttacgTCCAGCTTTTTTAGAATCGGGGTTGTATAATAAGAGTTAGTGCTGCTTGTTAGCACTGACTGTACGAGAACATACTGTGATAATCATTAAAAGGGCTCCCACTCACAGAGTCAGTGTTTCAAGCCATTGGAGAAATCGTGGGAGTCACCGTTGGTTTGGCTGTAACCGTTTCCTATAAACAACAGGATCGACACTTAAAATGACAAGCCCTACAGCAGCgtttatttctgcatttcagTGGCATTTCAGGAGTGTGAGAAAACCTGCAGTACCTTGGTAACCGTTGAGATGACGGTGGATCGAACTGTTTGTGGGTGAGGTGTGGTTGGAGGGCAGTAGATGCTCACTTCTGCCATCAGCGTAGTCTGTCCGCTGGCGCTTTTCTGGAGACAAATCACTGTCGTGTTTAGTGTCCTTGATGTCGTGGTATCGTCGCTTGCGGCTCTCCCTCTCCTCGCTGCCTCTGTTCTTGTGGCTCCGAGCTGCTCCTGGGCTGTGCTGTTCAGCCTCGCTGTCCCGctgcctcctctttttcttcttcttcttttttgcttcAGTGGCTCGGTCCGAATCCCCATCGGAGCTTCTGGGGGAAGACAGAAAGCGCACCATGATTATTCTCAGCCCACGACTAAATCCAAAAATGGCTCATCAGGGTATCAGGGTTTGTAATCATAACTTCACAGAGcccaaggtgacgtcttcaaatgtcttgttttttcaaCTAAAAGCCCCAAACCCAAAAATATTCACAGAGAACGGTTAGCATTTCTTTCACTATtattgcttgaaaaatgactgacaattgagaaaaatacagagaattattaaaataaataaaataaaggcaATGAAAATTTCAGGACAGTACAACTGATGAAGAGTCAAGCAGCATGGAGGCAAAGAGGATGTTACTCACAGACTATCGCGGTGTCGGTCTTTATCCTttgacttcttcttttttttgctctttttgtgttttttagagCGATGGGCCTCGGcgctctcttccctctccttaCTCAGAGGATCACCAGTCCTCTTGTGGTTTTGATCCGATTCTGACGTGGAGGGATGCACCCGAGGGGGCGAGCCCTTGGACTTTGTGGAGTTCTCTGGCACCGTGGCAGACGAGGAAGTCTCCACCTTAGATGGATAACAGTCCCTCTCCCTGCCGTTGCTCTTGTCCTTCATTGTCCGGGATTCTCGACTCTCCTCCTGCCACCTACAGCGACTACGAGACTCGTCGCGGTAGGGATGTTCCTGCACCCTCCGCTCTCGGTCCCAGTAATCTCTGGACCGGTACTGGTGATAGTGGTGGTAATGGTTAGAGCATCTGTCACGATCACGCTCCCTGGGGTGGTGGAGAGTCCGCTCCCAGCGACGTTCAGACTCCCAGTCCCTGTAGGAACGATCATGCGGAGGCACGCGATCCCTGTACGAGCGATGATGGCGGTGATCTCGGTAGTCCCGTCTGTACCGATGACGACCACCGTCACTTTCTCGCTCCTGACTCCTGTCCCTGTAGTGTCTGTCCTTGTCTCTGCTCCAGTCAGAGTacagcctgtctctctccctgtctcggGAAGATTGTCCTTCTTTGCCTCTAGAACTGGGCTTGGACTGGTGTTGCACCTTAGCATCTGTACACCCTTCAGTCCCTGCTGACGGACCGCTGGTCTGTGGTAAATTCACTGCTTCATCCCCCTCTCCGCTAACCTTCTTTGGAGCTGCAGGGGCCCCACCGGTGCTTTGGGAGCAGTCTGGCGGGGTGGATAAGGCCGCACTGATGTTGTCATGATGggcagcagaggaagcagattCTCTAGATGTGACAGAATGGGTTTTTGTAGCCGTAGCTGAAGGTGGAGAGCTGACAGCGGAGGATGCTGTAGGCTGAGGCAGGGGGTCAGACACCGTTGTAGCCCTTGTGTCAAAAGTAGAGAGGTGCTGGCTTTCACTGGCAGCAGGATGGATACTCTGAGAAGAACTGGCCTGCGATGAGGCAGAATGATGTGCCTCTTTGCTGGAAAAACAACCAGaatacacaaacataaatactATGTCTGTGCACAGCGTAAAAATGAGAATACACTACAAAAATGTTAATGCAACCACATCAATTTTTAAACTAATGTGTTTCTTTAAGCTCACTGCTGAAAGAGGACTTCTTTAACTGCTCAACATGTGGTGACAGAGTGATAACTTTCTTCCAGCTCTGTGTTAGAGTGCTAATCTTACCTTGTTTGACTATGGTCACCGTCTAGTCCATTAGCAGCAACAGTAGCCACAGATGATGAACTGCCATGATTACTGCCAGAGATCTGAGAGCAAAAACAAGACACGATTACTAACTTAGACACAAAACTCATCTTCATTAACTTGTCAATACATTATCAATAGATggcaaaaacataaaacacataatttacTTTATCGGTGGTGTTGTGTCCGTTCACTTTGTGGTGTCCATAATGGTGTCCATTTTGACTGGATTTCAAAACGCCATAGGTTGGTCCGTTTAATCCGTTACCATTGTGGTGCAATCCCGACTCCCCGTTGGTGGCCTGAGGAGATTTATCAAAGACTTCTCCTGTTCTGTTGTTTCCATTAAGGTGAGACTTGACTGAACAGCCGTTATCCAAAGCGCCACAGTTCTCCTGGTCTGATTCCTCCGAGGACTCTTGGCCGTACGGCACCAAGAATGACGCTCCATTCCCTCCAGTGTGGCGATCCCCGTTACTGCAAGACGTGCCGTTAACGTGGTTAAGCTGACGTGGAACAAAGCGAATGTCTGAGTGGACGTCTGAGGTAGACTGTGAGGAGGataaagagctggaggaggagctgctgctagCAGAGGACGGCTGGCTGtaagaggacgaggagggggACGGGCGGCTCTGTTTGCCTTGTCCAATGAAGAATGAAAGCTTCTGGCGTTTGTCGTGGTCTGGGATCATTGTGGGCCGGCTGATTGAGTGGGagatggaagaagaggaagaggccagTCCATGGCTAGGTTTTCCCACAacactgctgctggtgctgggctTGGAGTTGGTGGGACAGTCCCTCAGAGAACCATTCCCATTAATGTGTAGAGCACTCTGTGGAGAAcataaagaagaggaggagtgagtgTCTAAGTCAAACACTGGCTATATATCTTAAATTGATAACATTCAGATATAGAAGTGATATTTAAGTAAGAAAGTCTGCGGTACCTTGGTCATGTGTGGTGGCAGCTGGGGACCAATGAAGCCAATGTTGTTGTGGTGGACAGTGGTGTTAATGCGTGGTATCACCACCGGTCGTGGAGACAGCTGACCAGGGATGCCTGGATTATGGCTCATGTGGCTGTAGTCCCCAGTTTTCTTCACATCACTGGACCTAGTGACACAGAAGAAAGGGCCATTAGTGATGGAAGCATTTGGCATGAAAGACGTTATTGAGCTAGACGGTTCATATTAAAGAGCACAAATCGTCATTTCTGTTACAGTATGTTCAGATATTTTTAAATGGTTTACTCACTTGATGTAGAAAAGGACATAGGCCTGCTGGTTGAGAACAGACCGGATGtcagtgacagacacagaggagtcatTCATCTGATACCACTGCCCATTGCTTGCCTGGGagacacaaaaaaagaacaggTGGCAGgttttaacatttgctaaacAGAAAAATGGAACTTTTCTCAGTTTCTGAATTGGCTTTGAAGCGTATACTTGTATGCCCTCCAGTGAAGACCTGTGTTTTCAAAGTTAACACCTCAGTCTGTTGAGAGTGAGGGTTGTTGTAGGAACTTTGCATTAAACTGTTATAGTGAGTTGTTCACAGGGTGTCTGAGAGATAAATTTGTATACTTGGCAAAAGCAGCGCCctgacagaacagaacagtGGTCTGTAGCGTTGCCAGTACCTTAATATAGCAGAAGTAGTGTCCAGCATGACAGCTGAATCCAGAGTGGACCAACACAGCATACAGCCCATAGACCTGGGCCTCCCCTTGCGACTGAGACATAAAGGGCCGCAGGTCCAAGTACTCTGGATACTTCACGTCCTGACGACCAAAAACCAGTTGATTAATATCAAATTGCAGTCAAATATTTACTTAATAATAAAAGCACTGAATGATGGGTGCTGTCCTGTGGCTATATCATGGATATTAGCTTCCACACATATCTTGGTACCTTTGTGATTTTGCCTCCACTGAAGTTTGCAAACCGTTTGAGTGACAGGGTGAGCACATTGGCGCTGCGGTGGATGGTAAATCTCTTTGAGGCTGTGACCATTTTTTTGCACctaacagaaacaaaagttCCGTTGGTTAGCtggcaaacagaaaaataaacactagTTCTCAATGCTGAATTGCTTTTGTCTGGAAAACAGCTTACTTGGTGCATTTGTAGGCGTTTTCTCCATCCAGCTGTTCTGGCTTGACAAACTGCTCCAGAGCCTTGGAGACACTGGGagctgtctgtgtggagagacaaaaggaaagaaaaattaataaataaacattttggcACTGTTCATAAGATCCTtgcaaaaatgtgaatttattGCCACACATTTGCAGTAAAACAGAGACATCAGAACCACTAGTGACAATGAATAGTGATTGATTACCTTAATTTCCAGAGTAATATCCAGAAATGGGTCAAACGTATCAGAGACTGCTTTGCAGTTTAAACAtttgactgaaaaagaaaattcagtttatttattagttttaaaataaagacacacacaaaacgcaaCTTCACTTCAAATACAAGAAATAAATCgagaaaacaaatcaacactAATATTTTACCTCTGGACCTTAGATACCCGCCGAATACTTGATGGATGAAAGTGGTTGCCTGCGTTTGCCTGTCCAATCTGTCACAAAGATAAATATGAGCATGTGAAACAACCAATAAGGGTAATGACATAACTGACTGGTTACCTTATCaatccaacaaacaaacattttacagtattttgcacTGACAAGTCACAAGATAATACCAGctaaagagcaagagagagacagggaggaatTAGAGCAAGAGTAATTAGTTACAGTAAGAGGCCACTTGTTCCTACAGAATACTGTAATAATGTACTTGATACTTGAGGTTCCTAAAATTCCTTTTTAAAAAGTACCATGGAAACCACAATGGACCTCCCAACTCatcttttaaaaatgcatgtagGTTTTGTATGTATACATAACATACTTGGCAATGGCCCTACAGTGATTTCACATATTtcagctgaaaaacatgaataGTTAAGTGACATCCTTGTGTTTTATCCTGAAACGTGTATAGTttttaaaaatggatgaaaCTTACTTGGTGCCAGGTAAGCAGGACTTTTGCATAGCATCCACTGTGTACCGCAGGAACTCATGAGCATCCTCCTGGCTTCCATAGCGGAAGTGCTTTGCAATCCCTGTGAGGGaagaaagtaaataaagtaGGATATGTaacaaaatgacaaatcatatcacactcacacaaagatGTAAAGTTAAACATTCTTTTAAGAGcagtcaacaaacacacagcagaaaattTCCCTCCAAAAAAAGGTAAACAGCCACACAGCGCCTCCTGTCATTCATTTCTGGtaaacattttgtaaaagcaaacaatttcatttgttttagcaGCACAGAAACTTACTTTTGAGCTCATTGAGTACACCAATGGGCTTAATGACATTCCCAGagttggcaaaaacctgaaTGATGTGGTTTTGCATGGTGCACATCATACAGAACCCCGGCTCGTGACCTGCGGCAGGGATAGATGGGCAAAAGATTGACGAGTAAGACATGAATAAGGGAACAAACCAGCTCATAGATACTGCTGAAGCGACCAGGCTTGATGTGATAATTATTCCATAACTGTACAACTGCACAAGAACTTTGTTGGTGCAAATAAGCACCataaaacacaaactcacatgTTTTGGAGTGCTCCCGTGTCAGCATGTAGTTGGCAAACGGAGGGGTGTAggtgagacactgcagggctgagTTGAGGAAACAGGTGTTCCCCATATTCTGCAGGCCTGCACCAATGCGGTGAGCCTGGGTCCACTTTAGGTTGAGCCGCTCTGGAGGGAAGAGGACCTTCTGGGGCAAGTCTATGCCGTCATCACTGCTTATTACTGGGCACACAGAGCCAACATCATGACTAAAATTAGACTGAATGCATTTGCCAGGTCCAGAACATCAACAATTATCTGTATATATGCTACATTGCCGAAGTAAATAGTAGTAAACAGTTACAGTTTATACAGTGATGTCATTCTGACTACTGAATAAGACTGTAAAACAAGCTGAAGAGGACAGAGTTTGCCGTCTCTTGTTTCTGTGAaagtcacactgctgctcttcatgtcaAAACAACAGTTGCGTCACAAGCTCAAGTGATTGATCATGCTCTCAACTCAAAACTGGCCTGGTTATGTAACTGGATGAATGAAAGTAGAGTGGAAGCAGCAACACAACACCCACAAAACCAGTTGTGTCACACTCTAAACACAGAAAACTAGCAGAAAGTTTAGCTTCATTGGTGCAGCTCTGTACTATTTTTGTATAAAACTCCACATAATACTTTGACCACAATTTGCTTAAAAGGGTATGAGGCTTATGACAATTACAGCTGATTCAGCAACTAAAAATGGAAATTAGCAACATGGCCTTTTTTTGTAAAGACTATTTAATTGTCTTAAGACAGTCAtgtctga includes:
- the usp42 gene encoding ubiquitin carboxyl-terminal hydrolase 42 — encoded protein: MTIVDRSSEKSDHESVGCKRSPFTSGDLGMDSSCSSSWAVGPTMPSDSPRLKAPGGCLGPTPGAVVYNSTPSSVDRPKEQVISSDDGIDLPQKVLFPPERLNLKWTQAHRIGAGLQNMGNTCFLNSALQCLTYTPPFANYMLTREHSKTCHEPGFCMMCTMQNHIIQVFANSGNVIKPIGVLNELKRIAKHFRYGSQEDAHEFLRYTVDAMQKSCLPGTKLDRQTQATTFIHQVFGGYLRSRVKCLNCKAVSDTFDPFLDITLEIKTAPSVSKALEQFVKPEQLDGENAYKCTKCKKMVTASKRFTIHRSANVLTLSLKRFANFSGGKITKDVKYPEYLDLRPFMSQSQGEAQVYGLYAVLVHSGFSCHAGHYFCYIKASNGQWYQMNDSSVSVTDIRSVLNQQAYVLFYIKSSDVKKTGDYSHMSHNPGIPGQLSPRPVVIPRINTTVHHNNIGFIGPQLPPHMTKSALHINGNGSLRDCPTNSKPSTSSSVVGKPSHGLASSSSSISHSISRPTMIPDHDKRQKLSFFIGQGKQSRPSPSSSSYSQPSSASSSSSSSSLSSSQSTSDVHSDIRFVPRQLNHVNGTSCSNGDRHTGGNGASFLVPYGQESSEESDQENCGALDNGCSVKSHLNGNNRTGEVFDKSPQATNGESGLHHNGNGLNGPTYGVLKSSQNGHHYGHHKVNGHNTTDKISGSNHGSSSSVATVAANGLDGDHSQTSKEAHHSASSQASSSQSIHPAASESQHLSTFDTRATTVSDPLPQPTASSAVSSPPSATATKTHSVTSRESASSAAHHDNISAALSTPPDCSQSTGGAPAAPKKVSGEGDEAVNLPQTSGPSAGTEGCTDAKVQHQSKPSSRGKEGQSSRDRERDRLYSDWSRDKDRHYRDRSQERESDGGRHRYRRDYRDHRHHRSYRDRVPPHDRSYRDWESERRWERTLHHPRERDRDRCSNHYHHYHQYRSRDYWDRERRVQEHPYRDESRSRCRWQEESRESRTMKDKSNGRERDCYPSKVETSSSATVPENSTKSKGSPPRVHPSTSESDQNHKRTGDPLSKEREESAEAHRSKKHKKSKKKKKSKDKDRHRDSLSSDGDSDRATEAKKKKKKKRRQRDSEAEQHSPGAARSHKNRGSEERESRKRRYHDIKDTKHDSDLSPEKRQRTDYADGRSEHLLPSNHTSPTNSSIHRHLNGYQGNGYSQTNGDSHDFSNGLKH